A genomic stretch from Anaerolinea thermophila UNI-1 includes:
- a CDS encoding PIG-L deacetylase family protein, which yields METKRALLAVLAHPDDETFGMGGTLALYARQGVDVYLICATRGEAGEVEKEHLQGFSTVAERRESELRCAANILGLKGVFFLGYRDSGMPGSVDNFHPQALCVQPVEEVAERIASLILEIKPQVVITFDPIGGYRHPDHVAIHQATVRAFERLAMLQQEGKAVNPVKKLYFHTIPRTLLRLIVLAMKLRGKDPRRFGKNGDIDLASIAAEQFPIHAVVDYRQVARVRERAVACHVSQGGASLTGVGIFAQIRRWFFSRDVFMRAYPPAGKGSPKENDLFEGIYE from the coding sequence ATGGAAACAAAACGCGCTTTACTGGCTGTGCTGGCTCATCCAGATGACGAAACGTTTGGTATGGGGGGAACATTAGCATTATATGCTCGTCAGGGGGTTGATGTTTATTTGATCTGTGCCACCCGCGGAGAGGCTGGAGAGGTTGAAAAGGAGCATCTTCAGGGTTTTTCCACCGTTGCTGAGCGCAGGGAGTCGGAACTGCGCTGTGCGGCAAATATTCTTGGGCTGAAAGGCGTATTTTTTCTGGGGTATCGTGATTCGGGTATGCCAGGCTCGGTAGACAATTTTCACCCCCAAGCCTTATGTGTGCAACCAGTTGAAGAAGTAGCCGAACGGATTGCGTCTCTCATTCTGGAAATTAAGCCACAGGTAGTCATTACTTTCGATCCCATTGGCGGTTACCGTCACCCAGATCATGTGGCAATTCATCAGGCTACTGTGAGAGCCTTTGAACGGCTTGCCATGCTTCAGCAGGAAGGTAAAGCAGTTAATCCGGTTAAAAAATTGTACTTTCACACCATTCCCCGCACATTGCTTCGCCTAATAGTGCTTGCCATGAAACTTCGCGGGAAAGATCCACGTCGTTTTGGAAAAAATGGCGATATCGATCTGGCTTCTATCGCAGCCGAGCAGTTCCCTATTCACGCCGTAGTGGATTATCGGCAGGTGGCTCGGGTTCGGGAACGCGCAGTGGCTTGTCATGTCAGTCAGGGGGGTGCTTCCTTAACTGGTGTGGGAATTTTTGCACAAATTCGTCGCTGGTTCTTTTCCCGGGATGTATTCATGCGGGCTTATCCGCCTGCAGGAAAAGGTTCTCCAAAAGAAAACGATCTCTTTGAAGGAATCTATGAATAA
- the clpB gene encoding ATP-dependent chaperone ClpB produces the protein MNLDKFTQKAQEAILKSQQLAQDYNHQAIEPAHLLLALIQQSEGVVPAIITRVAGSTLALREELVQELARRPKVYGSNASIGLAQPTVEVLNRSEQYAKGMQDEYISTEHILLALTDSPENKRLSQYGLTKDAILKALASIRGSQRVTSPTPEDTYQALEKYGRDLTAMARQGKLDPVIGRDEEIRRTIQILSRRTKNNPALIGEPGVGKTAIVEGLAQRIVNGDVPEGLKRKRIIQLDMGALVAGAKYRGEFEERLKAVLKEVTDAAGEVILFIDEMHTVVGAGAAEGAMDAGNMLKPMLARGELHMIGATTLDEYRKHIEKDPALERRFQPILVEEPSVEDTISILRGLKSRYEVHHGVRITDAAVITAATLSHRYIPDRHLPDKAIDLIDEAAARLRTEIDSKPQAIDEVDRQILQLEIERQALQKERDKASQERLSKLEQELANLKEKSASLHARWKLEKEAIANLRQVKEQIDQTYRDIERAERENNLEEAARLRYGVLHELQNKVKEAEKRLAEIQQEGALLKEEVDAEEIAEIVSRWTGIPVSRLLEGEMKKLLEMEERLHQRVVGQDEAVRAVSNAIRRARAGLQDPNRPIGSFIFLGPTGVGKTELARALAEFMFDDEHAMIRIDMSEYQEKHTVSRLIGAPPGYVGYEEGGQLTEAVRRRPYSVVLFDEIEKAHPEVFNVLLQLLDDGRLTDGQGRTVDFRNVVVIMTSNLGSELWLSNVGQVSREQITRVLQAHFRPEFLNRIDEVVVFHPLGQEHLQKIVEIQLRRMQNLLEERGYHLEVTKEAKAYLAEVGYDPDFGARPLKRAIQRELQDPLALHLLNGEFKPGDTIRVERVPDGLAFVPVVSAEVA, from the coding sequence ATGAACCTCGATAAATTTACACAAAAAGCACAAGAAGCCATCCTGAAGAGTCAGCAACTGGCACAGGATTACAACCATCAGGCAATCGAGCCAGCACATTTGTTGCTGGCTTTAATCCAGCAAAGCGAAGGTGTTGTACCGGCCATCATTACCCGGGTTGCCGGGTCAACACTGGCACTTAGAGAGGAACTCGTTCAAGAGTTAGCCAGACGCCCCAAGGTATACGGCTCTAATGCATCAATAGGCCTTGCCCAGCCCACAGTTGAGGTGCTCAATCGCTCTGAGCAATATGCAAAAGGAATGCAGGATGAGTACATCTCCACAGAGCACATCTTACTGGCTTTAACCGACTCTCCTGAGAACAAACGTTTATCGCAATATGGCTTGACCAAGGATGCTATTCTAAAAGCTCTGGCTTCAATTCGCGGAAGTCAACGCGTAACCTCACCTACACCGGAAGATACCTATCAGGCACTGGAAAAATATGGCAGAGACCTAACTGCCATGGCACGGCAGGGAAAACTTGATCCGGTGATTGGACGGGATGAGGAAATTCGCAGAACCATTCAAATCCTTTCGCGCAGGACAAAAAACAACCCCGCATTGATCGGTGAGCCTGGTGTAGGAAAAACCGCCATTGTGGAAGGACTGGCACAACGTATTGTCAACGGGGATGTGCCCGAAGGCTTAAAGCGAAAACGCATCATCCAGTTGGATATGGGTGCCTTGGTTGCCGGTGCAAAATACCGTGGGGAATTTGAAGAACGCCTGAAGGCAGTTTTGAAAGAAGTGACTGACGCCGCTGGGGAGGTCATCCTCTTTATTGACGAAATGCACACTGTGGTAGGAGCAGGTGCTGCAGAGGGCGCCATGGATGCCGGCAATATGCTCAAACCGATGCTGGCGCGCGGGGAACTTCACATGATTGGCGCAACCACGCTGGACGAGTACCGCAAACACATCGAAAAAGACCCGGCGCTGGAACGTCGTTTCCAACCCATCCTGGTAGAAGAACCCTCGGTAGAAGATACCATCAGCATCCTGCGAGGATTGAAATCTCGCTACGAGGTTCACCATGGTGTACGGATTACCGATGCCGCTGTCATCACTGCAGCAACGCTTTCACATCGCTATATCCCGGATCGGCACCTGCCTGATAAAGCCATTGACCTGATTGACGAAGCGGCAGCACGATTACGAACTGAGATCGACTCTAAACCTCAAGCGATTGACGAGGTTGATCGCCAGATTCTTCAACTTGAAATTGAGCGGCAAGCCCTGCAAAAAGAACGAGACAAGGCTTCGCAGGAGCGCTTGAGTAAACTGGAGCAAGAACTTGCCAACCTTAAGGAAAAATCTGCCAGTTTACACGCACGGTGGAAACTGGAAAAAGAAGCCATTGCCAACTTGAGACAGGTGAAGGAACAAATTGACCAGACTTATCGGGATATCGAGCGGGCAGAGCGAGAAAACAACCTCGAAGAAGCCGCGCGCCTGCGCTATGGCGTCTTGCATGAACTTCAAAACAAAGTGAAAGAAGCCGAAAAACGGCTGGCTGAAATTCAACAGGAAGGCGCGCTGTTGAAAGAGGAAGTGGATGCCGAAGAAATTGCGGAGATTGTTTCGCGCTGGACAGGCATCCCGGTCTCGCGGTTGCTGGAGGGCGAGATGAAAAAATTGCTCGAAATGGAAGAGCGTCTGCATCAACGCGTAGTAGGACAGGATGAGGCGGTACGCGCAGTATCGAATGCCATTCGTCGAGCGCGTGCCGGCTTACAGGACCCCAACCGTCCTATCGGATCATTCATCTTCCTGGGACCGACAGGGGTTGGCAAAACCGAACTTGCTCGTGCACTGGCTGAGTTTATGTTTGATGACGAACACGCCATGATTCGCATCGACATGAGCGAATATCAGGAAAAGCATACCGTTTCACGCCTCATCGGTGCGCCCCCGGGTTATGTGGGCTATGAAGAAGGTGGTCAACTCACCGAAGCCGTTCGTCGTCGTCCGTACAGCGTGGTGCTGTTTGATGAAATCGAGAAAGCTCATCCAGAAGTGTTCAACGTCTTGCTCCAATTACTCGATGATGGACGATTGACCGATGGGCAGGGAAGGACAGTAGATTTTCGCAACGTGGTTGTCATCATGACCAGTAACCTGGGCTCAGAACTGTGGTTGAGCAACGTTGGACAGGTAAGCCGCGAACAAATCACCCGGGTCTTGCAAGCCCACTTCCGCCCTGAGTTCCTTAACCGCATTGACGAGGTGGTTGTTTTCCACCCGTTGGGACAGGAACACCTGCAAAAAATTGTCGAAATTCAACTGCGGCGCATGCAAAACCTGTTGGAAGAACGTGGTTATCATCTCGAAGTTACCAAGGAAGCCAAAGCCTATCTGGCAGAAGTGGGATACGATCCGGACTTCGGGGCGCGTCCACTCAAACGTGCCATCCAGCGAGAACTTCAGGACCCGCTGGCTCTTCACTTGCTGAATGGCGAATTCAAACCGGGTGATACCATCCGGGTTGAGCGAGTTCCAGACGGGTTAGCCTTTGTCCCGGTCGTCTCGGCAGAAGTAGCATGA
- a CDS encoding FHA domain-containing protein, producing MPVGYQLIMRSGPQAGGVFPLTKTEISLGRDLTNDLVVSDPEVSRHHARLYLQGNTYVLEDLGSTNGTFVNGIRLTGPYPLRPGESISLGERVVFLYEVVDEDATVVTPASRIPAGGELYPQVGVSPSVGKAQSSVPSRPRYTAPLGSTPVAPVEYAVEPTSIEEPGLHQQNKTTRVLLISLAVVFVLACLCIGVLLWNAPKEFWCLFPIWPAGACP from the coding sequence ATGCCCGTTGGTTATCAATTGATCATGCGCAGTGGACCTCAGGCGGGGGGAGTTTTTCCACTTACAAAGACCGAAATTAGCCTTGGACGCGATCTGACCAACGATCTGGTGGTGAGCGATCCGGAAGTTTCCCGACATCATGCACGGCTTTATTTGCAGGGAAATACCTATGTCCTTGAAGATCTTGGCTCGACCAACGGTACGTTTGTCAATGGAATTCGTCTGACTGGACCTTACCCTCTTCGTCCTGGAGAATCCATTTCATTGGGCGAGAGAGTGGTTTTCCTGTATGAGGTAGTAGATGAAGATGCTACTGTGGTAACTCCGGCGTCCAGAATTCCTGCAGGAGGAGAACTGTATCCTCAGGTGGGCGTTTCCCCGTCAGTAGGAAAAGCACAGTCATCTGTTCCGTCCAGGCCGCGTTACACCGCGCCTTTGGGAAGCACTCCTGTTGCACCGGTGGAATATGCTGTTGAACCAACCAGTATAGAAGAACCCGGGCTTCATCAACAAAACAAAACCACTCGTGTTCTGCTCATCAGTCTTGCCGTGGTGTTTGTCCTTGCCTGTTTGTGCATTGGGGTCTTGTTATGGAATGCTCCCAAGGAATTCTGGTGCCTGTTCCCCATCTGGCCTGCAGGGGCATGCCCATAA
- a CDS encoding AI-2E family transporter: MNRWDSTTKLVVSLALFTILAWLLVRFRNIVGPLLLAVLLAYLLYPMVSSIQRATRISWRLAVGIVYFLLLLLVLGGTTLSGLAVVEQSQSLIRFLQQTLKDLPSLLTQWSEMPVQVGPFQFVLPNFMDVNTLTQSLLGIVQPLLSRAGLLVGSIASGAFNFLGWVFFILLISYFILAESGGTSPEIIRINLPGYNEDLRKFGVYLSGIWNAFLRGQIIIILITILVYTALLGILGLRFFIGLALLAGLARFIPYVGPAVAWTSYGLVALFQGSNYFGLPPWGYVILVVGLAWFTDVILDNLVATRLMGTALKIHPAAVMVSALIGANLFGIIGVVLAAPVVATLKLLTSYVVYRLSDQEPWENLQVAAPVVSRPIFSRIRSIIYRAVQMLRKGIKKYGKPIRTQD; the protein is encoded by the coding sequence GTGAATCGCTGGGACAGCACCACGAAACTGGTAGTGAGCCTGGCGCTGTTTACCATTTTGGCGTGGCTTCTGGTGCGTTTTCGCAATATTGTTGGTCCCCTTCTTCTGGCTGTTTTACTGGCTTATTTGCTCTACCCTATGGTCTCGAGTATTCAGCGGGCAACCAGAATCTCATGGCGTCTTGCGGTTGGCATAGTTTATTTTCTTTTGTTGTTACTGGTCTTGGGTGGAACGACGCTCAGTGGTCTGGCGGTTGTAGAACAGTCCCAGAGTTTGATTCGTTTCCTTCAGCAAACCTTGAAGGATTTACCCTCCTTGCTGACTCAATGGAGTGAAATGCCCGTCCAGGTGGGTCCGTTCCAGTTTGTTTTGCCCAATTTTATGGATGTGAATACGCTCACCCAATCTTTGCTGGGGATTGTACAGCCATTGCTCAGTCGTGCTGGGCTATTGGTGGGCTCAATTGCCAGTGGGGCTTTTAATTTTCTCGGGTGGGTATTCTTTATCTTATTAATTTCTTACTTCATCCTTGCTGAGAGTGGAGGGACTTCTCCGGAAATTATTCGGATTAATTTACCCGGTTACAACGAGGATTTGCGTAAATTTGGGGTTTACCTGAGCGGAATTTGGAACGCCTTCCTGCGTGGTCAAATTATCATTATTCTGATTACCATACTGGTCTATACAGCCTTGTTGGGCATTTTAGGGTTGCGTTTCTTCATTGGACTTGCCTTACTGGCGGGGCTGGCAAGATTTATTCCTTACGTTGGGCCTGCCGTTGCCTGGACCAGTTATGGCTTGGTAGCCCTGTTCCAGGGCTCCAATTATTTCGGATTACCTCCCTGGGGATATGTTATCCTTGTAGTGGGTTTGGCATGGTTTACAGATGTTATTCTGGATAATTTGGTCGCAACACGCTTGATGGGTACAGCGCTGAAAATTCATCCAGCGGCGGTGATGGTTTCAGCATTGATTGGTGCCAATTTATTTGGAATTATAGGTGTAGTACTGGCGGCGCCGGTAGTAGCGACGTTAAAACTACTGACCAGTTATGTGGTTTATCGTCTTTCCGATCAGGAGCCTTGGGAAAATCTTCAGGTTGCCGCGCCTGTGGTTTCTAGGCCAATTTTTTCGCGAATTAGAAGTATAATCTACCGTGCTGTTCAAATGCTGAGGAAAGGAATAAAGAAATATGGCAAACCCATCAGAACCCAAGACTGA
- a CDS encoding MFS transporter produces the protein MSFSLKQILGLSEPFPEEHRENFIHLFFDIAWWGVLNGSIIVFLAVYASRLGASSFQIGILTASPALMNILMTFPTNFFVRGKSTFQVVRWSALFTRLFYAFLIPLPILFPAQVQIWTIIVITLIMNIPGTIAAVMGNAFLAEGIPMEWRGQIIGIRNALLALTSMITSFIVGQVLKVFPFETGYMIVFGLGWLGSMLSAYHLFKVKVVAPQTSPQSSQAQKPSWREIIRPDVLSGSFRNVLLVMFFFHVAVFLPNPIFPLYQVNELKLTDETIGFGTSLFWILYFLTSTQVGGLSRKYGFKTLTGAGTIIASFATLIFTFSYQVWIYVITQIVSGIGWAIIGGGLVNYVLVNVPPDDRPSYLAWFNLAVNFAVLICGLVAPLITANLGLFGSMVLAVLVRFLAGIAILRWG, from the coding sequence ATGTCCTTCTCACTCAAACAGATTTTAGGCTTAAGCGAACCCTTTCCGGAAGAACATCGCGAAAACTTTATTCATCTCTTTTTCGATATTGCATGGTGGGGTGTTCTCAACGGAAGTATCATTGTGTTTCTTGCAGTGTATGCCTCCCGGTTGGGCGCTTCGTCGTTTCAGATTGGAATTCTTACCGCCAGCCCTGCATTGATGAATATTCTGATGACTTTTCCTACGAACTTTTTTGTTCGCGGGAAATCCACCTTTCAGGTAGTACGCTGGTCCGCATTATTTACCCGTCTATTTTACGCTTTCCTGATTCCTCTCCCCATCCTTTTTCCGGCGCAAGTTCAAATCTGGACAATCATTGTCATTACCCTGATCATGAACATCCCAGGGACAATTGCAGCCGTCATGGGAAATGCTTTTCTCGCAGAAGGCATTCCCATGGAATGGCGAGGACAGATCATCGGAATTCGGAATGCTTTGTTGGCGCTTACTTCCATGATTACTTCGTTCATTGTTGGACAGGTGCTCAAGGTATTTCCTTTTGAAACCGGCTACATGATTGTTTTTGGGCTGGGATGGCTTGGTTCCATGCTCAGCGCCTATCATCTCTTTAAGGTGAAAGTAGTCGCTCCACAAACATCCCCCCAATCTTCCCAGGCACAAAAGCCTTCATGGAGAGAGATTATTCGTCCGGATGTGCTTTCAGGTTCCTTTCGAAATGTACTCCTGGTAATGTTCTTCTTCCATGTCGCTGTTTTCTTGCCCAATCCCATCTTTCCACTCTACCAGGTCAATGAGTTGAAACTGACCGACGAAACTATTGGTTTTGGGACGAGTTTATTCTGGATTCTCTACTTTCTTACATCCACACAGGTTGGCGGATTGTCCCGTAAGTATGGATTCAAGACATTGACCGGTGCTGGGACAATTATTGCCAGTTTTGCAACATTGATTTTCACTTTCAGTTATCAGGTATGGATTTATGTAATCACACAAATTGTAAGTGGAATCGGATGGGCAATCATTGGAGGGGGACTGGTCAATTACGTGCTGGTAAATGTGCCCCCCGATGATCGCCCATCTTATCTGGCATGGTTCAATTTAGCCGTGAACTTTGCCGTTCTAATATGTGGTCTAGTAGCCCCCCTGATTACCGCGAATCTTGGTCTATTTGGAAGTATGGTATTAGCCGTACTGGTACGCTTTCTGGCTGGGATAGCCATCCTGCGATGGGGTTGA
- a CDS encoding NBR1-Ig-like domain-containing protein, whose translation MRISPRDHLPCDRAEAGAPIDVTVPDDFAFLAGERFVKVWKLRNAGSCSWTSDYSVVWFSGAPLGLQTSERLKQVVAPGEEVEIAVEMMAPDVPGVYQSHWKMQNARGQLFGIGPEGESPFWVRIQVLPRPTSTPEAMVTPFVPTPGIYRLGSFELSPGDSLDLDSGLFNPEQGGDFVFEILDGNYWIKPQGNSYLAVTSLFSPGYQDCRLAVLAQEAILATQEIQGSFMCLRTNEGRLGSILLSLDFERNQLSGAYILWELP comes from the coding sequence ATGCGAATCTCCCCACGAGATCACCTTCCTTGCGATAGGGCGGAAGCGGGTGCTCCGATTGATGTAACCGTTCCCGATGACTTCGCCTTTTTAGCGGGAGAGCGTTTCGTCAAAGTTTGGAAACTGCGTAATGCGGGTAGTTGTTCCTGGACTTCGGATTATTCGGTAGTGTGGTTTTCGGGTGCCCCTTTGGGACTCCAAACGAGCGAAAGGCTGAAGCAAGTCGTTGCGCCGGGAGAAGAAGTCGAAATTGCTGTTGAAATGATGGCGCCCGATGTACCCGGGGTGTATCAAAGCCATTGGAAAATGCAAAATGCTCGGGGACAGTTGTTTGGAATAGGCCCTGAGGGAGAATCGCCGTTTTGGGTTAGAATTCAAGTTCTCCCTCGTCCAACCAGTACCCCTGAAGCAATGGTTACTCCGTTTGTTCCTACACCGGGGATATATCGTTTAGGAAGTTTTGAATTAAGCCCTGGCGATTCCCTGGACCTGGATTCTGGTTTGTTTAACCCTGAACAAGGCGGGGATTTTGTTTTTGAGATATTAGATGGAAATTACTGGATTAAGCCGCAGGGAAATTCTTACTTAGCAGTTACTTCCCTTTTCTCTCCAGGTTATCAGGATTGCCGTCTGGCAGTACTCGCTCAGGAAGCCATTCTGGCAACACAAGAGATTCAGGGTAGTTTCATGTGCTTAAGAACGAATGAGGGAAGACTAGGGAGTATCCTGCTTTCGCTTGATTTTGAGCGCAATCAATTGTCTGGGGCATACATTCTCTGGGAACTCCCCTGA
- the rsmI gene encoding 16S rRNA (cytidine(1402)-2'-O)-methyltransferase: MGILYLVATPIGNLEDITLRALRVLREVSLVAAEDTRQTKKLLTHYGIDKPLISYYEHNKLSRLQVILSHLQEGDVALVSDAGTPGLNDPGYELVKSAIEHGFRVYPVPGPASPIAALVGSGLPTDAFLYLGYLPRKQKDRRERIAQIRDEPYTVLFLETPHRLRDSLKDLLDILGNRSAVIARELTKIHEEFLRGTLHDLIQHFDQTEPLGEFVVLVAGASKLEKTWNEEQVLEVFQREFTGNISLKTFAEQLAQVSGWKKNDLYRLFLEQKKNQGTIK, translated from the coding sequence ATGGGCATCTTATATCTTGTCGCTACACCGATTGGCAATCTTGAAGATATTACGCTTCGAGCGTTGCGGGTACTTCGAGAAGTCTCTCTCGTTGCTGCTGAAGATACACGTCAAACTAAAAAACTTCTTACTCATTATGGGATAGATAAACCGCTAATCAGTTATTACGAACATAATAAATTATCTCGTCTTCAGGTCATTTTATCGCATCTCCAGGAAGGAGATGTTGCTCTGGTCTCAGATGCTGGCACACCCGGGTTAAATGACCCTGGCTATGAATTGGTAAAGTCAGCCATTGAGCACGGGTTTCGTGTGTATCCTGTGCCAGGACCTGCCTCGCCAATTGCAGCCCTGGTTGGTTCTGGATTGCCTACGGATGCTTTCCTGTATCTGGGGTATCTTCCACGGAAGCAAAAGGACCGCAGAGAGAGAATTGCTCAAATCCGCGATGAACCTTACACAGTATTGTTTCTGGAAACTCCACACCGTTTACGGGACTCCTTAAAAGACCTTCTGGATATTCTGGGTAACCGTTCAGCAGTCATCGCCAGAGAATTGACAAAGATTCACGAGGAGTTTCTGCGGGGAACATTGCATGATCTCATACAGCATTTTGACCAGACTGAGCCGTTGGGAGAATTCGTCGTTCTGGTGGCTGGGGCATCAAAACTGGAGAAGACATGGAATGAAGAACAGGTTCTGGAGGTGTTTCAGCGGGAATTTACGGGTAATATTTCCTTGAAAACCTTTGCTGAACAATTAGCACAGGTTTCGGGGTGGAAGAAAAACGACTTATATCGGTTATTCCTGGAACAGAAAAAGAATCAAGGTACAATCAAATAA
- a CDS encoding bifunctional phosphoglucose/phosphomannose isomerase, protein MNLDDVTAFQQIDSQDMIGQINGLPDQLNRAYELGKTFPLPEKRKFHSVLISGMGGSAIGADLVASYLQDKISLPIIVHRDYELPLWAGEDTLVVASSHSGNTEETLWAYDQARQRGCAIVAICTGGKLAGLARKDGVPLWQFDHRHAPRTAVGFSFGLLLALFEQLGLISSVEQEVDEAVHAMRNVQTNLGIDVPVTHNPAKRMAGQLFGRWVVVLAADYLAPVARRWKGQINELAKAWAQFEFLPEADHNTLAGLENPSAMLMNMMALFIQAPGINSRNQKRIELTREMFMTQGINTDMIVARGEGKLAHIWTSLLFGDYMAYYLAMAYGIDPTPIPILDAFKSEMASV, encoded by the coding sequence ATGAATCTGGATGATGTAACTGCTTTCCAGCAAATCGACTCGCAGGATATGATTGGTCAGATCAACGGTTTACCAGATCAACTAAACCGTGCCTACGAATTGGGGAAGACCTTTCCGCTTCCGGAAAAAAGGAAGTTTCACAGTGTGCTTATTTCGGGGATGGGCGGCTCAGCCATTGGTGCAGACCTGGTTGCCTCTTATTTACAGGATAAAATTTCACTCCCTATCATTGTTCATCGAGATTATGAACTCCCTCTTTGGGCAGGTGAGGATACGCTTGTGGTTGCTTCCAGTCATTCGGGAAATACGGAGGAAACCCTTTGGGCGTACGATCAAGCCCGACAGCGCGGATGCGCTATTGTAGCCATTTGTACTGGCGGTAAACTGGCAGGTCTTGCGCGGAAAGATGGAGTACCCTTGTGGCAGTTCGATCATCGTCATGCACCTAGAACAGCGGTAGGTTTTTCTTTTGGATTACTTTTGGCTTTGTTTGAACAGCTGGGATTGATTTCCTCTGTCGAGCAAGAAGTGGATGAGGCTGTACATGCCATGCGCAATGTTCAAACAAATTTAGGGATAGACGTGCCTGTAACCCACAACCCGGCGAAGCGAATGGCTGGCCAACTTTTTGGGCGATGGGTGGTGGTGTTGGCAGCCGATTACCTTGCACCTGTTGCACGTCGGTGGAAAGGTCAAATCAACGAATTGGCAAAGGCATGGGCGCAGTTTGAGTTTTTGCCTGAAGCCGACCATAATACCCTGGCGGGGCTGGAAAATCCGTCAGCAATGTTGATGAATATGATGGCGTTGTTTATTCAAGCCCCGGGAATAAATTCCAGAAATCAGAAACGCATTGAATTGACTCGTGAGATGTTCATGACTCAAGGGATTAACACCGACATGATCGTGGCTCGCGGGGAGGGGAAATTAGCCCACATCTGGACATCGCTTTTGTTTGGAGATTACATGGCATATTACCTGGCGATGGCGTACGGGATTGATCCTACTCCCATTCCAATTCTTGATGCTTTCAAATCCGAGATGGCTTCAGTATGA
- a CDS encoding thymidine kinase → MLSNPRWLQYEEGLLKHTTGSIEVITGSMFSGKTDELIRRLRRARIARQKVQVFKPIIDDRYSVEKVTSHAGNEFEAYPISRSEEIWQKLDPEASVVAIDEAQFFDEGIVGVVQALASKGVRVIVAGLDMDFRGEPFGVMPVLMAIAERVDKLQAICMVCGEPASRTQRLVNGKPAKYSDPVVIVGASELYEARCRQHHEVPKE, encoded by the coding sequence ATGCTTTCAAATCCGAGATGGCTTCAGTATGAGGAGGGACTCTTGAAACATACAACAGGTTCAATTGAAGTGATTACCGGATCCATGTTTAGCGGTAAAACCGATGAGTTAATTCGTCGCTTGAGACGTGCTCGCATTGCCCGTCAAAAGGTTCAGGTTTTCAAGCCCATCATCGATGACCGTTATAGTGTGGAAAAAGTCACTTCTCATGCCGGAAATGAGTTTGAGGCGTATCCGATTTCCCGCTCCGAGGAAATCTGGCAAAAATTAGATCCAGAGGCTTCAGTGGTTGCGATTGATGAGGCGCAATTCTTCGATGAAGGGATTGTGGGTGTTGTACAAGCCTTAGCCTCAAAAGGGGTTCGTGTTATTGTTGCCGGATTGGATATGGATTTCCGTGGCGAACCGTTTGGTGTTATGCCTGTGTTGATGGCAATTGCTGAGCGGGTAGATAAACTACAAGCCATTTGTATGGTTTGCGGTGAGCCAGCCAGTCGTACTCAAAGACTGGTGAATGGCAAACCGGCAAAATATTCTGACCCTGTGGTGATAGTAGGCGCGTCTGAATTGTATGAAGCCCGTTGCAGACAACACCACGAGGTTCCCAAAGAGTGA
- the hpt gene encoding hypoxanthine phosphoribosyltransferase — MWDYREFLGEVLIDSDTLQRRIQELGEQISKDYEGKKLLLVCILRGGVMFLTDLMRSIRIPHAIEFMAVSSYGVGGRHSSGQVRITFDLNTDISEWDVILVEDIIDSGHTLHSVLELLSIRQPKSLSVCALLDKSERREVEIPLKYIGFEIPNKFVFGYGLDIDDFYRNLPFIGVVNLEKYNALIHQQEKE, encoded by the coding sequence ATGTGGGATTATCGTGAATTTCTTGGAGAAGTGCTGATTGACTCCGACACTTTACAAAGACGTATTCAGGAATTAGGTGAACAGATTAGCAAGGATTACGAAGGAAAGAAACTTTTGCTGGTTTGCATCCTTCGGGGTGGAGTCATGTTCCTAACCGATCTCATGCGCTCTATTCGAATTCCTCACGCTATTGAGTTCATGGCGGTCTCTTCGTATGGAGTAGGTGGGCGTCATTCTTCGGGACAGGTAAGAATTACATTTGATTTGAACACCGATATTTCTGAGTGGGACGTAATTTTGGTGGAAGATATTATCGACAGTGGGCATACGCTCCATTCTGTGCTGGAACTTCTTTCCATTCGACAGCCAAAAAGCCTGAGCGTATGCGCTTTGCTGGACAAATCGGAAAGGCGGGAGGTAGAAATCCCGTTGAAATATATAGGCTTTGAGATTCCCAATAAATTTGTTTTTGGCTACGGTTTGGACATTGATGATTTCTATCGAAATCTTCCTTTTATCGGTGTGGTTAACCTGGAAAAATACAATGCTTTGATTCATCAGCAGGAGAAGGAGTGA